Proteins found in one Canis aureus isolate CA01 chromosome 19, VMU_Caureus_v.1.0, whole genome shotgun sequence genomic segment:
- the LOC144291077 gene encoding vomeronasal type-1 receptor 90-like, giving the protein MNKNNKPSSFIDVKNASFSEIGIGITANAILLIFHFNTLFLKHRPKPTDLIIVHLALIHIVMLLTMGFMTADIFGSQKLWDDIKCKSVIYFYRLMRGLSFCTTCLLSVTQAITLSPRSSYLAKFKHKSSHQNMYSIFFLWVFNTAINSNFLISTIATPNVTSACLLFVTESCSLCPVSYFFRYIYFALVAFQEVSMMGLMALSSGYMVILLYQHKRQTQHLHSTNLSSKTSPEKKATATILLLMSFFVVMYFLDFIVSSSSRMLWNNDPVRLCVQMIVGNGYATISPLLLISTKRQKSKNDNKCVIFL; this is encoded by the coding sequence atgaataaaaataacaaacctTCCAGTTTTATTGATGTAAAGAATGCCTCTTTCTCCGAAATTGGAATTGGGATCACAGCCAATGCCATCCTTCTTATCTTCCACTTCAACACCCTATTTCTCAAGCACAGGCCTAAGCCAACTGACCTGATCATTGTTCACTTGGCCCTAATCCACATAGTCATGCTACTAACCATGGGGTTCATGACTGCAGACATCTTTGGGTCCCAGAAACTTTGGGATGACATAAAATGTAAATCAGTTATCTATTTTTACAGATTGATGAGGGGCCTATCTTTTTGTACCACCTGCCTCCTAAGTGTCACCCAGGCCATCACTCTGAGTCCCCGAAGCTCCTACTTGGCAAAGTTCAAACATAAATCATCACACCAAAACATGTATAGCATTTTCTTCCTCTGGGTCTTCAATACGGCCATTAATAGTAATTTCTTAATATCTACTATTGCCACCCCCAATGTGACCTCAGCCTGTCTTCTATTTGTCACTGAATCCTGCTCACTTTGTCCTGTGAGCTACTTCTTTAGGTACATATATTTTGCACTGGTGGCATTCCAGGAAGTCTCCATGATGGGGCTTATGGCCCTCTCAAGTGGGTACATGGTGATTCTTTTGTACCAACATAAGAGGCAGACCCAGCATCTTCACAGCACCAATCTTTCTTCAAAGACATCTCCAGAAAAAAAGGCCACTGCGACCATTCTCTTACTCATGAGTTTCTTTGTGGTCATGTACTTTTTGGACTTCATTGTCTCCTCTTCTTCAAGAATGTTGTGGAACAATGACCCTGTGCGTCTGTGTGTCCAAATGATTGTGGGAAATGGCTACGCCACCATCAGTCCTTTGTTGCTCATCAGcaccaaaagacaaaaatcaaagaacGACAATAAATGTGTAATTTTTCTGTGA